The following proteins are encoded in a genomic region of Montipora foliosa isolate CH-2021 chromosome 8, ASM3666993v2, whole genome shotgun sequence:
- the LOC137968285 gene encoding uncharacterized protein: MYELYEQLLPTKLYTKEKTQTSTDGEVLCMLCGKVAESVAHVLAGCSSLAQTKYLYRHNAALKFLFFELLREHELIEEVPPWYSPAMPKPAYQNTTSEAFWDIPIYAEHNEVRANRIDARLVSHERKEVYTIEMSCPWIESRAKKDEEKTLKYGPMMWELKQRYNGYRVEQYNIIIDVLGGYSKHLEKSVTKLIGARARGVLERMQKSVISNTLNIARTFKINT, from the coding sequence ATGTATGAGCTATATGAGCAGTTGTTACCTACGAAGCTCTACACAAAGGAAAAGACGCAAACCTCCACCGACGGTGAAGTCCTATGCATGTTATGTGGGAAGGTAGCTGAGAGCGTTGCACATGTATTGGCTGGATGTTCCTCCCTGGCACAAACCAAGTACCTATACAGGCATAATGCAGCCTTGAAGTTTCTGTTTTTTGAGCTCCTCCGAGAGCATGAGTTGATAGAAGAGGTTCCACCATGGTACTCACCGGCGATGCCAAAACCAGCCTACCAGAACACCACGAGTGAAGCGTTTTGGGATATTCCCATCTATGCAGAGCACAACGAAGTAAGAGCAAATCGGATAGACGCGCGTCTTGTCAGCCACGAGAGGAAAGAAGTTTACACAATTgaaatgagctgcccatggATTGAGAGTAGAGCCAAGAAAGATGAGGAAAAGACGCTCAAGTATGGTCCCATGATGTGGGAGCTGAAGCAGAGATACAATGGTTACAGGGTTGAACAGTACAACATAATAATTGACGTATTGGGTGGTTATTCTAAACACCTAGAGAAGTCGGTGACGAAGCTAATAGGAGCGAGAGCACGGGGTGTACTTGAGCGGATGCAGAAGTCGGTCAtctcaaacactttgaacatt
- the LOC137968286 gene encoding uncharacterized protein: MKTALIRKKLFGIVRKLLHRNPSPFYLFSSSAADLANNFIGFFPDKITTIRHELDSNPKQGINIFEEASVATTKVHRFTCPPHSTRLKILRPLASKCCELHPVPSSILLDCLDLLGPVIWKIVNLTLETSVMPTELKQAVIRPLLKKPGLDHQHYNNFRPISNLTFLSKVIKKVVTLQLVDYIDSNGLCEVFQSAYRTNHSTETALIRVYNDIALSIGSRNSVVLVLLDLSAAFGTVDHFFLLSRLSARFGICDHALNWLRSYLSDRTQFVRIQGVSTHVNDLPYRVPQGSVLGPLLYSLYTSPLGDMARPYGLSYHFYADDTQLYLSFETSSAEDLSICKSTIEDCVRDIDLWMLASKLKLNSDKTEILVFSSCYCPRPALNNLVIASETVDCSTTAKNIGVIFNNFLSMLPHVTAVCKSSFFHLRNIRRFFSYDTCKILMHAFITSRTDYCNSLLYGQPQCILQRLQSVLLSAARLIHLSSRYEHVTPLLIQLHWLPIEQRITFKIAVITFKALHGSAPDYITELIQPYISSRSLRSSNKLLLFKPRFNLKTYGDRSFTMAAPSVWNTLPLELRSCCSLSSFKSKLKTLLFKAS; this comes from the coding sequence ATGAAAACTGCCTTAatcagaaaaaaattgtttggcatTGTCAGGAAATTGCTGCATCGTAATCCTTCACCGTTTTATCTCTTCAGCTCGTCTGCGGCGGATCTGGCGAATAATTTCATTGGCTTCTTTCCCGACAAAATCACCACTATTCGTCATGAACTTGATTCAAACCCTAAGCAGGGTATTAATATATTTGAGGAAGCTTCAGTTGCAACAACAAAAGTCCATCGTTTCACCTGTCCTCCACATTCGACTCGACTTAAGATTTTGCGTCCTTTAGCATCAAAGTGTTGTGAACTTCACCCTGTTCCATCTTCGATACTGCTTGATTGTCTTGATCTACTTGGCCCCGTAATCTGGAAAATTGTAAATTTGACTTTAGAAACCTCCGTCATGCCTACTGAACTTAAACAAGCTGTAATCCGTCCTTTGTTGAAGAAACCTGGTCTCGATCATCAACATTATAACAACTTTCGGCCAATATCCAACCTTACTTTCTTATCTAAAGTTATTAAAAAAGTAGTGACTTTGCAACTTGTTGATTACATTGACAGTAATGGCCTATGTGAAGTATTTCAATCTGCCTATCGTACTAACCACAGTACTGAGACAGCTCTCATCAGGGTCTACAATGACATTGCTCTTTCCATTGGCAGTCGGAATTCTGTTGTTTTGGTTCTATTGGATCTTTCGGCTGCTTTTGGCACTGTCGATCATTTTTTCCTGCTCTCAAGGCTGTCAGCCCGTTTTGGCATCTGTGACCATGCACTGAACTGGCTTCGTTCATATTTATCCGACCGTACACAGTTTGTCAGAATCCAAGGTGTTTCCACTCATGTGAATGACTTACCTTATAGAGTTCCTCAAGGTTCCGTGCTGGGTCCTTTGCTATATTCATTGTATACGTCTCCATTGGGTGACATGGCGAGACCTTATGGCCTGTCTTATCATTTTTATGCGGATGATACGCAGTTATATTTATCCTTTGAAACGTCATCTGCTGAGGATTTGTCAATTTGTAAATCTACTATTGAAGACTGCGTAAGGGATATTGACTTGTGGATGCTAGCAAGCAAACTGAAACTGAACAGTGACAAGACAGAAATTCTAGTATTTTCGTCCTGCTATTGCCCACGTCCTGCTTTGAACAACCTTGTCATCGCTTCTGAAACTGTTGACTGTTCAACTACTGCTAAGAATATTGGAgttattttcaacaattttctGTCAATGCTTCCGCATGTTACAGCTGTATGCAAGTCGTCTTTCTTTCATCTTCGAAATATTCGCAGGTTTTTTTCTTATGATACATGCAAAATTCTGATGCATGCCTTCATCACGTCAAGGACCGACTATTGTAATTCGCTGCTCTATGGTCAGCCACAATGTATTTTACAACGTCTGCAGAGTGTCCTTTTAAGTGCTGCAAGGCTCATTCATCTTAGCAGTAGATACGAACATGTCACTCCTTTGCTTATCCAGCTTCATTGGCTCCCTATTGAACAGAGGATCACTTTTAAAATTGCTGTCATTACATTCAAGGCTCTCCATGGTTCTGCACCTGATTATATCACTGAGCTCATACAGCCTTATATATCTAGTAGATCCTTACGATCTTCAAACAAATTGTTGCTTTTTAAACCGAGATTTAATCTTAAGACCTATGGTGACCGGTCCTTTACGATGGCCGCTCCTTCTGTTTGGAATACCCTTCCGTTGGAACTCAGATCGTGTTGTTCCCTTTCTTCTTTTAAATCCAAGTTGAAGACTTTGCTTTTTAAAGCTTCTTAA